The proteins below come from a single Candidatus Kirkpatrickella diaphorinae genomic window:
- the tldD gene encoding metalloprotease TldD, with protein sequence MTEALRTTDSLFFSNGAHLDIAMAGRSVRDLLNHFDDGELFLEYRESESIVLDDGVIRAAGFDVSRGFGLRGVTGAEVGFAHSDEISLRALRDACGAVRTTQPNGGSAREGGGVKVATSSQPTQSLYQGDRPFHEAAFPARVAVLRAIDAHARGSDPAIKQVSAHLSAEWQAVQIMRGQDDRVADLRPLVRMNVTIIMERDGKRESGSVGVGGRYALDRLLDEPVWKDAVDEAIRRARVALESVAAPSGEMDVILGPGWPGILLHEAVGHGLEADFNRKETSSFSGRIGQKVAADGVTVIDDGTLPDRRGSITIDDEGTPGQRTVLIEDGVLLGYMNDRLNARLMGAALTGNGRRQSYAHQPIPRMTNTVMAGGYASLADMLSGTRRGLYAVDFGGGQVDITSGEFVFSMSEAYLVENGEITRPVKGATLIGNGADAMRRISMVGHDVALDPGIGTCGKAGQGVPVGVGQPSLKLSGLTVGGTG encoded by the coding sequence ATGACTGAAGCTCTCAGAACAACGGATTCGCTGTTTTTCAGCAATGGCGCGCATCTCGATATTGCAATGGCAGGCCGCTCCGTGCGCGACCTTCTCAATCATTTCGATGATGGCGAGTTGTTTCTTGAATATCGCGAAAGTGAATCCATCGTCCTGGATGACGGTGTCATTCGCGCTGCGGGCTTCGATGTGTCGCGAGGTTTCGGCCTGCGTGGTGTGACGGGCGCGGAAGTCGGGTTTGCCCATTCTGACGAAATCAGCCTCAGGGCGCTTCGTGATGCTTGTGGCGCGGTCAGAACAACACAGCCCAATGGGGGGTCAGCGCGGGAGGGAGGCGGCGTCAAGGTCGCAACGTCCAGCCAACCGACTCAATCCCTCTACCAGGGTGACCGGCCATTTCATGAAGCCGCCTTTCCAGCGCGTGTCGCTGTTCTTCGTGCGATAGATGCTCATGCGCGCGGGTCCGACCCTGCCATCAAGCAGGTCAGTGCGCACCTCTCAGCGGAGTGGCAAGCCGTGCAGATCATGCGCGGGCAGGATGACCGCGTGGCTGACCTGCGCCCCCTTGTGCGGATGAATGTCACAATCATTATGGAAAGAGACGGAAAGAGGGAGAGCGGTTCTGTCGGGGTGGGCGGGCGCTACGCCCTTGACCGGCTTCTGGATGAGCCTGTGTGGAAAGACGCCGTTGATGAAGCGATCCGCCGGGCGCGCGTCGCGCTTGAGTCCGTCGCGGCGCCATCAGGTGAAATGGACGTTATCCTCGGGCCTGGCTGGCCGGGTATCCTGCTTCATGAGGCTGTCGGGCACGGTCTGGAAGCTGATTTCAACCGGAAAGAGACCTCAAGTTTCTCGGGTCGCATCGGCCAGAAAGTCGCGGCGGATGGGGTGACGGTTATTGATGACGGCACGCTTCCTGACCGCCGCGGTTCAATCACGATCGATGATGAGGGGACGCCCGGACAGCGCACCGTGCTGATCGAGGATGGCGTCCTCCTCGGCTATATGAATGACCGCCTCAATGCCCGACTGATGGGCGCTGCACTGACAGGTAATGGGCGGCGGCAATCGTACGCACATCAGCCGATCCCGAGAATGACAAATACGGTCATGGCGGGAGGCTACGCCTCTCTTGCGGATATGCTTTCCGGCACGCGAAGGGGCCTTTACGCAGTGGATTTCGGCGGCGGGCAGGTTGATATCACCTCGGGCGAGTTCGTTTTCTCCATGTCTGAAGCTTATCTGGTTGAAAATGGCGAGATCACCCGCCCCGTCAAAGGCGCAACTTTGATCGGGAACGGCGCCGATGCCATGAGGAGGATTTCAATGGTCGGTCATGATGTCGCGCTTGATCCGGGGATCGGAACCTGCGGCAAAGCCGGCCAGGGCGTGCCGGTCGGGGTTGGGCAGCCTTCCCTCAAGCTTTCCGGTTTGACGGTAGGGGGGACGGGCTGA
- a CDS encoding sugar dehydrogenase complex small subunit, translated as MRANRVAASGLTRRFLLKCAAVIPAVSLGRRAFAAQPSTDISSQDFLQLSQFLVGRAHLDEIVAGRALSGLTLNDPNFPGKASALWAALRAENVADMTHFDEFSARHPEMRATSITIISAWYLGYCGKYDGHAVPAVGHPVDNAQYVAYAAALMYAPTIDATVIPSYSRGRTNYWFYPPKTIARD; from the coding sequence ATGAGAGCGAACCGCGTTGCAGCTTCCGGGCTGACGAGACGCTTCCTCCTTAAATGCGCTGCGGTGATCCCTGCCGTCTCTCTGGGGCGTCGGGCATTTGCGGCGCAGCCTTCGACGGACATTTCCAGTCAGGATTTTCTACAATTATCTCAGTTTCTGGTTGGACGCGCGCATCTTGATGAGATTGTCGCCGGTCGCGCCCTGAGCGGTCTCACTCTAAATGACCCTAATTTTCCCGGAAAGGCCTCCGCCTTGTGGGCCGCTTTGCGCGCTGAAAACGTTGCTGACATGACGCATTTTGATGAATTCTCCGCCCGTCATCCGGAAATGCGGGCGACATCCATCACCATTATTTCAGCCTGGTACCTTGGTTATTGCGGCAAATATGATGGGCATGCCGTCCCGGCTGTCGGTCACCCTGTTGATAATGCGCAATATGTCGCATATGCGGCGGCCCTCATGTACGCCCCGACGATCGATGCCACGGTGATCCCGAGCTATTCCCGCGGTCGCACGAATTACTGGTTCTACCCGCCAAAGACCATTGCGCGTGATTAA
- a CDS encoding GMC family oxidoreductase: MTQHYDADVIIVGSGASGSNAAFELARKGKSVIILESGVWIPRWKIVENFRSSPRKGNHNDPYPNQPWAPSSFSPGYIENTGSFEYLPGMLRLVGGTTWHWAAATWRYIPNDMKLKTLYGVGRDWPVSYDTLEPYYGRAEYNLGVCGSDSEDQSGQMGGLFPPRSTPYPIPPEAETYYFQRLKARLSPSGFNFLHEPNARTNQPWDGRPGCSGNNNCMPVCPIGAMYSGDVHARHTEKAGGKVITDATVFKIEKGEGNKIAAVHYRTSKHEEVRLTARAFILAANGLEIPKLMLMSDIGNSSDQVGRNLMDHTGIGLQFLADEPLWPGRGQVQQGGIFNWRDGAFRREHAAIKHALTNIVPNRAIAERLLSQGVVGPELDRQIRHMAARWVDFSTTFEMLPIPTNRIQPSTTRRDALGIPTMVVNYDTDDYIAKGAAVARSQFAEIVKIMNGTVIEDNTGWQNRDHIMGTTIMGDDPKDSVVNHECRSWDHDNLFLATTGVIPASGVVNPTLTAIAFAIRIADILEKEV, from the coding sequence ATGACGCAACATTATGATGCCGATGTCATTATTGTCGGCTCCGGCGCCTCAGGCTCAAACGCAGCTTTTGAACTGGCCAGGAAGGGCAAGTCCGTCATCATTCTGGAGTCCGGCGTCTGGATTCCGCGCTGGAAAATCGTGGAGAATTTCCGCTCATCCCCGCGCAAAGGCAATCATAACGATCCCTACCCCAACCAGCCTTGGGCCCCCTCATCCTTCAGCCCTGGTTACATTGAAAATACGGGGAGTTTTGAGTATCTGCCCGGCATGTTACGTCTCGTCGGCGGCACGACATGGCACTGGGCCGCAGCGACGTGGCGCTATATCCCCAATGACATGAAGCTCAAGACGCTTTACGGCGTCGGGCGTGACTGGCCTGTTTCCTATGACACGCTTGAGCCTTATTACGGGCGGGCCGAATATAATCTCGGTGTCTGCGGAAGTGATTCAGAGGACCAATCGGGGCAGATGGGAGGGCTTTTCCCGCCGCGATCCACGCCCTATCCCATCCCGCCGGAAGCCGAAACCTATTATTTTCAGCGTCTGAAAGCCCGCCTTTCACCGTCGGGCTTCAATTTTCTGCACGAGCCGAATGCGCGCACGAATCAGCCCTGGGACGGTCGCCCCGGCTGCTCGGGCAATAATAACTGTATGCCCGTCTGCCCGATCGGGGCCATGTATTCCGGTGATGTCCATGCGCGCCACACTGAAAAAGCGGGCGGCAAGGTCATCACCGATGCCACGGTTTTCAAAATCGAAAAAGGCGAAGGCAATAAGATTGCCGCCGTCCATTATCGCACCTCAAAACATGAGGAAGTCCGGCTGACGGCACGTGCCTTTATCCTGGCGGCGAATGGTCTCGAAATTCCCAAACTCATGCTGATGTCTGACATCGGTAACTCGTCGGATCAGGTCGGCCGCAATCTGATGGATCATACGGGCATCGGCTTACAGTTTCTGGCGGATGAGCCGCTATGGCCCGGCCGCGGTCAGGTGCAGCAAGGCGGTATCTTCAATTGGCGGGATGGCGCGTTCCGGCGGGAACATGCCGCGATCAAACATGCCCTGACCAATATCGTCCCCAATCGTGCCATTGCGGAGCGCCTGCTTTCGCAGGGCGTTGTCGGGCCGGAGCTTGACAGGCAGATCCGTCACATGGCCGCACGCTGGGTCGATTTCTCGACCACGTTTGAGATGCTGCCGATCCCGACCAACCGCATCCAGCCTTCGACGACGCGGCGCGATGCGCTGGGCATTCCGACGATGGTCGTGAATTACGACACGGATGATTATATCGCGAAAGGTGCTGCGGTCGCGCGGTCCCAATTTGCCGAAATCGTCAAAATAATGAACGGCACGGTGATTGAAGATAATACAGGCTGGCAGAATCGCGACCATATTATGGGGACGACGATCATGGGGGACGACCCGAAGGACTCCGTCGTCAACCATGAATGCCGAAGCTGGGATCATGATAATCTCTTCCTCGCGACGACAGGTGTCATTCCGGCAAGTGGCGTGGTCAACCCGACATTGACCGCAATCGCTTTCGCCATTCGTATCGCGGACATCTTGGAAAAGGAGGTCTGA
- a CDS encoding c-type cytochrome, whose protein sequence is MASFLKRLAMGCAVISACALSLGTARAAHDQKLIDRGAYLARSGDCMACHTNPGHPSYGGGYKITSPFGDIIVPNISSSKKYGIGNWTEKQFDRALRQGISPRGYLYPAMPYTQYAHLSDADTHALYVYFSQAVEPVEYPPVDKTHLPFPFNIRQIMFGWNLLFTDKTVIPTGEDKPGSVERGRYLVRALAHCSACHTPRNIFMAEKTSKPLAGGRVGGWIAPNITSDPISGIGSWTEEEIITYLRQGAVEGKAQAAGSMAEAVQHSFRFMQKSDLRAIARYLKTVPPVRDPGQEKPDYAFQNPRRVDIGILDRAENRSPGSMENGKIVIGERLYVGACASCHQLQGQGTEDQFYPSLTSNTATGSRYPNNLVLAILKGVHRRTNTGMVFMPAFEDQLDDAQIAAVADYVLNHFGNPSARVTPADVKRLRHADVGFWTVRLISNIIFGTVIIVGLVILVLVISLFRRRRRRQR, encoded by the coding sequence ATGGCGTCCTTCCTCAAACGCCTTGCGATGGGATGTGCCGTCATTTCAGCATGCGCCCTGTCGCTTGGCACGGCCCGCGCTGCACATGATCAGAAACTCATTGATCGCGGCGCTTATCTGGCGCGGTCAGGCGATTGCATGGCGTGCCATACAAATCCGGGTCATCCCAGTTATGGTGGCGGCTATAAAATCACGTCCCCTTTCGGCGACATCATCGTTCCGAATATTTCCTCTTCAAAAAAATATGGCATCGGAAACTGGACAGAGAAGCAGTTTGATCGCGCTCTACGCCAGGGCATATCGCCGCGCGGCTACCTCTATCCCGCCATGCCCTACACGCAATATGCCCATCTTTCTGACGCGGATACGCACGCTTTATACGTCTATTTTTCTCAGGCTGTGGAACCTGTCGAGTATCCTCCGGTCGATAAAACGCATCTGCCTTTTCCCTTCAATATCCGCCAGATCATGTTTGGTTGGAATCTCCTTTTCACCGATAAGACAGTCATCCCCACCGGGGAGGATAAACCCGGCTCGGTTGAGCGCGGCCGCTATCTGGTAAGGGCGCTTGCGCATTGCTCCGCCTGCCACACGCCCCGCAATATTTTCATGGCGGAAAAAACCAGCAAGCCGCTCGCGGGCGGCCGCGTTGGTGGCTGGATCGCGCCAAACATCACGTCCGACCCGATCAGCGGCATCGGCAGCTGGACGGAGGAGGAGATCATTACCTATCTTCGTCAGGGTGCGGTTGAGGGCAAGGCCCAGGCGGCGGGCAGTATGGCGGAGGCCGTGCAGCACAGCTTCCGCTTCATGCAGAAGAGTGACCTGCGCGCGATCGCGCGATATCTCAAGACCGTGCCCCCGGTCCGGGATCCGGGGCAGGAAAAACCGGATTACGCGTTCCAAAATCCGCGTCGCGTCGATATCGGCATTCTGGACCGCGCGGAGAATCGCTCTCCCGGTTCAATGGAAAATGGCAAAATCGTCATTGGTGAACGTCTTTACGTGGGCGCATGTGCGTCCTGCCATCAATTGCAGGGTCAGGGCACGGAAGATCAGTTTTATCCTTCCCTGACATCCAATACGGCGACGGGCAGCCGATACCCGAATAATCTTGTCCTCGCCATTCTCAAAGGTGTTCACCGTCGGACGAATACCGGCATGGTGTTTATGCCCGCATTTGAGGACCAGTTGGACGATGCCCAGATTGCCGCTGTCGCGGATTACGTCTTGAATCATTTCGGCAATCCGTCAGCGCGGGTGACGCCTGCCGATGTCAAACGCCTGCGTCACGCCGATGTCGGTTTCTGGACGGTGCGGCTGATCTCCAACATCATCTTCGGGACGGTTATCATTGTCGGGTTGGTCATTCTGGTCCTGGTGATTTCCCTGTTCCGTCGGCGTCGGCGTCGCCAACGGTAA
- a CDS encoding bile acid:sodium symporter family protein codes for MIRPDPFLLALIVAVLLATFVPSAGQAAAILNVIVTIMIGVMFFLQGARLEPASVIANVRDWRLQGAMLACTFVIFPVLGLGAWFLMPHLFSDDLWRGMMFLCCLPSTVQSSIALTSIARGNVAAAICGATLSNIVGIFVTPILVGLLVQKGRIFSLHAMIGVATQLLLPFLIGQLLHHRIGGWALRHKRLLSFTDRGSVILVVYTAFSHAVVEGIWHRVSLADMVVIASACFLLLVLVLLLTWGLGRHTHLSFESTIALMFCGSKKSLASGVPMANILFTPAHVGIVVLPLMLFHQIQLFTCTLLARKFARRRQTG; via the coding sequence ATGATCCGACCTGACCCATTCCTGCTCGCGCTCATCGTCGCAGTCCTTCTCGCCACATTTGTCCCCAGTGCGGGCCAGGCGGCGGCGATCCTCAATGTGATCGTGACCATCATGATCGGGGTCATGTTCTTCCTGCAGGGGGCGCGCCTTGAGCCTGCTTCCGTCATCGCAAATGTCAGGGACTGGCGGCTTCAGGGCGCCATGCTGGCCTGCACCTTCGTTATCTTCCCGGTTCTGGGATTGGGTGCGTGGTTTCTGATGCCACATCTTTTCAGCGATGATTTATGGCGCGGCATGATGTTTCTTTGCTGCCTGCCATCAACCGTTCAATCTTCCATCGCGCTGACATCCATCGCGCGCGGCAATGTGGCCGCGGCGATCTGTGGTGCAACCCTGTCAAACATTGTAGGCATTTTTGTCACGCCGATCCTGGTCGGGCTGCTTGTTCAGAAGGGGCGGATATTTTCACTCCATGCCATGATCGGCGTGGCTACACAGCTTCTGCTTCCGTTTCTCATCGGGCAGTTATTGCATCACCGGATCGGGGGGTGGGCGTTGCGCCATAAGCGCCTGCTTTCCTTTACCGATCGCGGCTCCGTGATCCTTGTCGTTTACACAGCCTTCAGCCATGCGGTTGTTGAAGGCATATGGCACCGTGTTTCCCTCGCCGATATGGTCGTGATCGCCTCAGCGTGCTTCCTGTTACTGGTGCTTGTGCTGTTGCTGACATGGGGACTGGGGCGCCATACGCATCTGTCATTCGAGAGCACCATCGCCCTCATGTTCTGCGGCTCCAAAAAGTCGCTGGCATCCGGGGTGCCGATGGCCAATATTCTGTTTACACCGGCCCATGTGGGTATTGTCGTGCTGCCTCTGATGCTCTTTCATCAGATCCAGCTTTTTACCTGCACGCTTCTGGCCCGCAAATTTGCCCGGCGCCGTCAGACTGGTTGA
- the trpA gene encoding tryptophan synthase subunit alpha, protein MSRIEKRFAQLKAAGRGALIPYLEAFDPDRETSLALLKAMPSNGADLIEIGVPFSDPSADGPTIQKAALRGLKAGATLSGVLEMVQSFREEEDETPIILMGYLNPIDSYGAEAFCRDASACGVDGLIIVDLPVEEADFIMPHAQRYGLDIIRLIAPNTPESRLHFLTAQASGFLYYVSVTGVTGTRTASHEELAAALPRIRAVSPLPIAIGFGIRTPAQAAIAVRTGDAAVVASSLISTLEETLLDGRATARTLPSILQQLKAISEAVHQSAKSRVDGD, encoded by the coding sequence GTGAGCCGCATTGAAAAACGGTTTGCGCAGCTCAAAGCCGCGGGACGCGGGGCGCTTATCCCCTATCTTGAGGCTTTTGACCCGGATCGCGAGACGTCTCTGGCGCTTTTGAAGGCCATGCCGTCTAACGGTGCGGACCTGATTGAAATCGGGGTCCCGTTCTCTGACCCCTCTGCGGATGGTCCCACGATTCAGAAAGCCGCGTTGCGCGGCCTGAAAGCAGGCGCGACCTTAAGCGGTGTGCTGGAGATGGTGCAGAGTTTCCGGGAGGAGGAGGATGAAACGCCGATCATCCTCATGGGCTACCTCAACCCCATCGACAGTTACGGCGCGGAAGCTTTCTGTCGTGATGCCTCGGCCTGTGGGGTTGATGGTCTCATCATCGTTGATCTGCCCGTTGAAGAGGCGGACTTCATCATGCCGCATGCGCAGCGTTACGGGCTGGATATTATCCGCCTGATCGCGCCTAATACGCCGGAATCGCGCCTGCATTTCCTGACGGCGCAAGCTTCCGGATTTCTCTATTATGTCAGCGTCACGGGCGTAACGGGCACACGCACGGCATCTCATGAAGAGTTGGCGGCTGCCTTGCCGCGCATCCGTGCTGTAAGCCCGCTGCCAATCGCGATCGGGTTCGGCATTCGCACACCCGCCCAGGCGGCGATTGCCGTGCGGACAGGTGACGCGGCTGTTGTCGCGTCCTCCCTCATCTCAACGTTGGAAGAAACATTGCTGGATGGACGTGCGACGGCGCGGACACTCCCCTCTATCCTTCAACAACTCAAGGCGATTTCCGAGGCGGTGCATCAAAGTGCAAAAAGCAGGGTTGACGGTGACTGA
- the trpB gene encoding tryptophan synthase subunit beta codes for MQAPAASMNSLKNGPDDRGRFGTFGGQFVAETLMPLVQALDATYQAAKKDPTFWEELHYYFKHYIGRPSPLWHAKRLSDELGGARIYLKREELNHTGSHKLNNVMGQILLARRMGKTRIVAETGAGQHGVATATVCALFGMSCTIYMGATDVARQKPNVFRMKLLGAEVRPVTAGAGTLKDAMNEAMRDWVAHVADTYFLVGTVAGPHPYPAMVRDFQAVIGIETKEQILEAEGRLPDVIVAAIGGGSNAMGIFHPFLDDKDVRLVGVEAAGRGLDSGETAASISRGRSGVLHGNRTYLLQDEDGQILEAHSISAGLDYPGIGPEHAWLHEVGRAEYVSVTDVQALEAFQLLTRTEGIISALECAHGLAYVAQIAPHMSEKDIIVLNLSGRGDKDIDTVAHHLGTKL; via the coding sequence ATGCAAGCGCCTGCCGCCTCCATGAACAGCTTGAAAAACGGCCCTGATGATCGCGGTCGGTTCGGGACGTTTGGCGGGCAGTTTGTCGCTGAAACCCTTATGCCCCTCGTGCAGGCATTGGACGCGACCTATCAGGCGGCAAAAAAAGACCCGACATTCTGGGAAGAGCTTCATTATTACTTCAAACATTATATCGGGCGCCCCAGCCCTCTCTGGCACGCGAAACGCCTTTCGGATGAGTTGGGTGGCGCACGGATTTATCTGAAGCGGGAGGAGCTTAATCACACGGGCTCCCACAAGCTCAATAATGTGATGGGGCAGATTTTACTGGCCCGCCGCATGGGCAAGACCCGTATCGTTGCGGAAACGGGCGCGGGTCAACATGGTGTGGCGACGGCGACCGTCTGTGCGCTTTTCGGCATGTCCTGCACCATTTATATGGGCGCAACGGATGTAGCGCGTCAAAAGCCCAATGTCTTCCGCATGAAGCTTCTGGGTGCGGAGGTGCGGCCGGTAACGGCAGGGGCGGGCACGCTCAAGGATGCGATGAATGAGGCCATGCGCGATTGGGTCGCGCACGTTGCTGACACGTATTTTCTGGTCGGGACGGTCGCCGGGCCGCACCCCTACCCCGCCATGGTGCGTGATTTCCAGGCCGTCATCGGCATTGAAACCAAGGAACAGATTTTAGAGGCGGAAGGACGCCTGCCGGATGTTATCGTCGCGGCGATTGGCGGCGGGTCAAACGCCATGGGCATCTTCCATCCCTTTCTGGATGACAAGGATGTGCGCCTCGTCGGTGTCGAGGCGGCAGGGCGCGGCCTGGATAGTGGTGAGACTGCGGCCTCCATTTCCCGCGGGCGCTCCGGCGTTCTGCATGGCAATCGAACCTATTTGCTTCAGGATGAAGACGGGCAGATCCTGGAAGCACATTCGATCAGTGCGGGGCTGGATTACCCGGGCATCGGGCCGGAACATGCCTGGCTCCATGAGGTGGGACGCGCTGAATATGTGAGTGTGACGGATGTACAGGCGCTTGAGGCCTTCCAGCTTTTGACACGCACGGAGGGCATTATCTCGGCCCTCGAATGTGCGCATGGCCTCGCCTATGTTGCGCAGATCGCGCCGCATATGTCGGAAAAAGATATAATCGTGCTCAATCTTTCCGGGCGCGGCGATAAGGATATTGATACGGTGGCACATCATCTGGGGACAAAATTGTGA
- the htpG gene encoding molecular chaperone HtpG, which yields MTDTPHDTQSGVEKHAFSAEVGRLLDLVVHALYSEREIFLRELVANAADALDKRRFEALTTPSEALPDGASIRIAPDKEKRLLTISDVGAGMSHDELAQNLGTIARSGTRAFGEKLSAAKPEDRPSLIGQFGVGFYAAFMVADHVDVISRKAGAPDAFQWSSDGKGSFEISPASREAGGTDIVLHMKEDAAEFLDAWRLKSIIRKWADHITWPIKLQDGEETSDANEGTALWRKSKSDITEEQYTEFYRHVAHQFDAPYTTMHWSAEGATEFTALLFIPGARPFDFMESSRESKVNLHVKRMFITDEAGLLPAWLRFVKGVVDTEDLPLNVSREMLQATPVLTRIRKAVTKRVLNEIRQRATKPEDKEGFKNFWENFGPVLKEGIWEDAEYRQEIASLSLFRSTYSDDATTLDDYVARMKDGQAHIYFLTGDNVESLAHSAQLEGFRARGIEVLLLSDQVDGFWPERLGSYKEKTLRAISQTHGDLDKFAAPTPEGEAASLEKLLPALKAALEGRVKDVKSTNRLVDSAVVITSEGGPDMMMQRLMRQSGQAMPAILPILEINPHHALIRNLAARADRDESVEDFAAVLLDMARVNEGEPLGDASAFIRKLTTMLVSASA from the coding sequence ATGACCGACACGCCGCATGACACACAATCCGGAGTTGAGAAGCACGCTTTCAGTGCCGAAGTAGGTCGGCTTCTCGACCTCGTTGTTCACGCCCTTTATTCCGAACGGGAAATATTCCTGCGGGAATTGGTGGCGAATGCGGCGGATGCCCTTGATAAACGCCGCTTCGAGGCGCTGACGACACCATCTGAAGCCCTGCCGGATGGCGCGTCCATCCGCATCGCGCCGGATAAGGAGAAGCGCCTCCTCACGATCAGCGATGTCGGTGCGGGGATGAGTCATGATGAACTCGCGCAGAATCTCGGCACCATTGCACGATCAGGCACGCGCGCCTTCGGGGAAAAGCTCAGCGCGGCAAAACCGGAGGACCGGCCGAGCCTGATCGGGCAGTTCGGCGTCGGTTTCTACGCCGCCTTTATGGTCGCGGACCATGTTGATGTTATTTCCCGCAAAGCCGGTGCGCCGGATGCTTTTCAATGGTCCTCGGATGGGAAGGGCAGCTTCGAAATTTCCCCCGCCTCGCGTGAGGCGGGGGGCACGGATATCGTGCTGCACATGAAGGAAGATGCCGCGGAATTTCTCGATGCATGGCGCCTGAAAAGCATCATCCGGAAATGGGCAGACCACATCACCTGGCCGATCAAACTTCAGGATGGGGAGGAGACCTCCGACGCGAATGAGGGGACGGCCCTCTGGCGCAAGTCAAAATCCGACATCACGGAAGAGCAATATACTGAGTTCTATCGGCACGTCGCCCATCAGTTTGACGCACCGTACACGACGATGCATTGGTCGGCGGAGGGGGCGACGGAATTTACCGCGCTCCTCTTCATCCCCGGTGCGCGGCCCTTTGACTTCATGGAATCGTCGCGTGAGAGCAAAGTGAATCTGCATGTCAAACGCATGTTCATCACGGATGAGGCGGGGCTCCTGCCAGCGTGGCTGCGCTTTGTCAAAGGGGTTGTGGATACGGAGGATCTCCCACTCAACGTCTCACGCGAGATGTTGCAAGCTACGCCGGTCCTGACGCGCATCCGCAAAGCCGTGACCAAACGCGTGTTGAATGAGATCCGCCAGCGCGCCACGAAGCCGGAAGATAAAGAGGGCTTCAAAAATTTCTGGGAGAATTTCGGCCCCGTCCTGAAGGAAGGGATCTGGGAAGATGCTGAATATCGTCAGGAGATCGCGTCTCTTTCCCTGTTCCGGTCAACATATTCGGACGATGCCACCACATTGGATGATTATGTCGCACGGATGAAAGACGGGCAGGCGCATATTTACTTCCTGACGGGCGATAATGTGGAAAGTCTCGCCCATTCAGCGCAGCTCGAAGGGTTCCGCGCACGCGGCATTGAGGTCCTGCTGCTTTCTGACCAGGTGGATGGCTTCTGGCCGGAGCGTCTCGGCAGTTATAAAGAGAAGACCCTCCGCGCCATCAGCCAGACCCATGGGGATCTCGACAAGTTCGCGGCACCGACGCCGGAGGGGGAGGCCGCTTCGCTGGAAAAACTCCTTCCCGCGCTGAAGGCGGCGCTTGAGGGCCGGGTGAAGGACGTCAAAAGCACGAACCGGCTTGTTGATAGTGCCGTCGTCATCACCAGCGAGGGCGGTCCGGATATGATGATGCAGCGCTTGATGCGGCAATCCGGTCAGGCTATGCCTGCCATATTGCCGATTTTAGAGATCAACCCCCATCACGCTCTGATCCGCAATCTGGCGGCACGTGCAGATCGCGATGAGTCCGTTGAGGATTTCGCCGCCGTCCTCCTCGATATGGCGCGCGTCAATGAAGGGGAGCCCTTGGGGGATGCCTCGGCGTTTATCCGTAAACTGACGACGATGCTGGTTTCGGCCTCCGCCTGA
- a CDS encoding HAD-IA family hydrolase, with protein sequence MRVENLYGPKPYRGFLFDMDGTLLTSIIAAERVWGRWAARHGLDVAAFLPTIHGKRTCETIREQNLPGIDPQQEADWITAQELEDTEGVEAIAGVKAFVESLPRHAWAVVTSAPRRLALRRIAVAGLPLPDLLIAAEDVQHGKPAPDCFLLGAEKLGVKIDDCLIFEDAPAGIQAAEASGADVVVIGATHEKPMQTPHKILMHYRDIKIDGNDRDGWRILHHG encoded by the coding sequence ATGCGCGTTGAAAATTTATACGGACCCAAACCTTATCGCGGATTTCTATTCGATATGGATGGCACACTCCTGACATCGATCATCGCGGCCGAGCGTGTCTGGGGACGATGGGCGGCGCGTCATGGGTTGGATGTCGCGGCGTTTCTGCCCACGATCCATGGTAAACGCACTTGTGAAACCATCCGGGAACAAAATCTGCCCGGCATTGACCCGCAGCAGGAAGCTGACTGGATCACGGCGCAGGAATTGGAGGATACAGAGGGTGTCGAGGCGATTGCCGGGGTCAAGGCATTCGTGGAAAGCCTGCCGCGCCACGCCTGGGCCGTTGTCACGTCGGCGCCGCGCCGCCTGGCCCTCAGGCGTATTGCAGTTGCCGGCCTGCCCCTGCCCGACTTGCTGATTGCGGCGGAAGACGTTCAACATGGCAAACCGGCGCCGGACTGCTTCCTGCTCGGTGCCGAGAAATTAGGTGTCAAAATTGACGACTGCCTGATTTTTGAAGATGCGCCTGCGGGAATCCAGGCGGCCGAGGCCAGTGGCGCAGATGTCGTCGTCATTGGCGCCACGCATGAAAAACCCATGCAGACACCCCATAAAATCCTGATGCATTATCGCGACATTAAGATTGACGGGAATGATCGTGACGGTTGGCGCATTCTGCATCACGGGTAA